TCGCGAACGGGGGACAAGTGTTGTTGATCTCTATCGGCGAGACTCGCATTGAACCATCTGAGGGCGATCACGatcgctgcctaatcacgatttcACGCGATGTGGATCGCGAGTCAGTGCGTTTAGGGTATTAGGCAGAGCAATGGCAACCAGAATTAGACGAAAATACGCTCCTCGACGAAAAGGAAGCTCCTCAGTTGATTACGTCCACTAGGTAACCTGCGTTTATGCGAAGTATTTTAGCCCGGTTTCACCGACGCCGATTCACAcctgaaccgagatcaacgttCCTTTAACTTGCTTGTTCCCTTAATGCTTTACGAGAGGGAGTTATTGCTACTGGAACATTCATCACGCAACCAACTAAGGGTTACAAAAAGAATTCACCGATGCGCTCAAGTTTCAGTAACGCTTGATCTAGGTTCAAAGGTAAGCAGCGTTTGTGAAAGCGGACCTTTTAGTAatagaaaataataataattacaattcctattattattagtattattattgttgttgttgttgtgtcatACGTACTCTGGAAGTCCCAATGCCTGGCTGTAGCTCAGAATCGCCGGTATTCGAGCAATACATCCCAGACTTACCCTTGTTATGTGTTTGCTCTGTGACTTCCTTGAGCACCGCCTCTCTTTTCGCTAGGGGTGCAGGAATTCTTGCGTCATTGGTCTATGGTCTAATCGGTACATATGCGTCAAGTATGGGCGCGTTGCTATAAGGAACCTCGCGTCTTCACCAAGGGATTCAGATAATGCAAATAATGTAAATAATCACAACCATTTGTTTCTTCCGTCGAATTTCGCCTGATATGTGTACACGCGAATGGCTGCtagattgtacatattttttagCATATTTTTACATACTTATAACGCTAGTTTGCACGCACAGCATCTAGGTTGTTACTGTGTTAGATAAAAGTGAAGCGTAATCTGGgcagttacttgtgtaattagataattacGTTAATAAAATATCCTGAAAAAGTAGTGTCCATTTTGTTCCAACAACCTGTAGTTGTATACTTgcaatatatttttatttatttccgcgttagcgccgcgaagcaactgtggctacgagcagcgtacagacatggacaggtggagagaggacatcaggaaggagtggggcgtTAGtacgtgtcctgggccgacttcagggggaactgtgggggacattcgtctggaaagtcttcggaaaacgcagagagaacatcagacagcacagccggtgagggggttcgaacccgtgtcacgtccCAGTCTGGGCGTGGAAAGTGATCATCTTAACCCTCCGTGCCACGGGAGCTGACTGCAATATATTGATCTGTATATATTTTGAGGGAGTAACTTACAACCacgacgatgaaagatggaaaccattgaaaaggttagccagctgtaagactcgaacccacatcttctggattaccgagtgggttcgagtcctacagctggctaatttttgcagtgacttccatctttctcgttaatttcttaggcaatttgagactTTGTATCAATTTGTCCTCTCtgtgtcgttccagcctcagaacatcagttctttcacgttACAACCACAATTAAGTGAGAAGGTCTTATCACTAGACCAGCCTCAGACGTCCTTTTGTCGTTCTTTAGACGGTTGTTACTGCGTAAACTACCTTTTCTTGTTTTGAAGGAGTACGTTGGCACTCAACCGGTTTGAGCTAACTCGAGAAAACACCGAGAAAATACAAGTGTTTATCTCAAACGCGCATAAGGCATGCACTGGCAATTAGGACGATCGACACTACGAGTGCTACAATAAACATTTCGAGAGTTGTTTTTACCCGGACCTCGTTCCAATTATACTGTATGTAATTGAAACAGAACTAAGtgactttatttatttatttatttaagtacTTTAAAGACCTCAAGAGCGTATTACATAACGGAGTGATGAGTACCACATAGGAAAAAGTACAATAGAAACACGCAACAAaagtattacaaaaaataaataaataaataagaaatatcGAGCTGACAAGGAAAGAAGATCAGGTGCACCATTTGAAGAGCATGATATATGAATCATAAGCCCTGCTTTGAAGGAGAGCGGCCTTAAAACCAGCAGTGTCGCGTTTACGACCAACATGTTCAGGCTGAAGATTCCTATCACTAGTTGTTTTACGAAAGAATGATagtagaaacaacaacaacaacaataaatgaagaggtgatgatgacatgggatgtttccccgtggtagccacaggaccacttcacagtggttaatatgagaggatgaattatggtgagagtgaagcgacgacaggtcggagttctgtttagggctcttcgaggagtccagtggcttgcatgaaagcaaaacgggagcgaagagcccggcactgatgcgcaggggagctccatgggccaagtacttggacaggctgaatggtctatggccgaggagttcaagttggcgtcgaagtacccagcgttcacacgtgtaccgctcacagtcctcgatgatgtgggggatcgtagctggggtgcggcaagctaagcacagcgccgtgttactgtaacccagcttaacacggaacacaggggtgaaggcgacgttgagtcgtagacgcctcaagagtgtcgtaaagctgcgagggaagccacctggcatcctaaatgacaatgacgggtccactgcatggaggagcgaccattgagtgatgtcatgcagccattgctggcgggccaagggtgacaccaacgcagacaagtaggagcgtctatccccgttggagaggataatgggcacggccctggagatacggtgggccgcagcagccgctaaacctgcctcttcgttgccctgaatgccggtgtggccggggacccactgtagggtcacccggtgtccctgttcgccgagaaccttgagcgccgtcaggatactaacaaccaccggggccaacgagccgcggatgcccatggttcctacacattgcagggctgattttgagtcagcgtatatcacccaggaacggggAGGGCATTtggagacagactttagagataacaagatggcatacagctccgcagaggtcgacgaagtgcgatgtgacaggcggaacccacatgatagtgactcctccggtatgacaaaagcagcggaggagccatctgtgaacacagccgtgcggcctctgtactttgtatccatcatttccaaagtagactgcttgagaaccgaaacggggatctggctcttcggccccaggaggccagggatgtgtgtcgagagagatgggctcggcagtgtccatggtgccactgaaggggcggtcggggcaacagtgaagccagggaggtttccagatgttgctgtaacactagcgagagtttactgttcttccgcctacgtagctttggaaccagaggatgacgccggtggtgagcgagcaaccgtaggtagtgtcggatggtttctcttcggcggaggacatcgatgggtatttccccggcgtcggcgatcaccatccgtgtctcagcgctgcgcgggacaccaaggcacgtccgcaggctgcgtgccagtgtacaccgaagcttgtgttcagacgtggctgatataccgtgcaatacgggcaagctgtatagcagggagccgcgaaccagagttttgtggagcacaagaagatcccgctcagtgcagccccagcgcacgccggcaaagtggcgaatcacattcccccagcgctgagcTTTTCAGTAGAATGGAAGTGATATTACAATGGAAAAGCTTAATCATGTGGTTGGTGGTCCGGACGAGATGAAATGTAGTAGTTAGCAGGGACTAGGAGACGATAGCGAGTGTTTGTGTTGTGATACATTTTATGGAAGAGACACAGCCTGGCTATCaaccgtcttgacgagagaaCATCAACGTCAAGGCTTCTCTTTATACGCGAAGCACTCGCGTCTCTGGAATAGCTATAGATGTAATGAAGCACATTTTGAACTGACTCTGATGCTTGAATGAAGTACTCTTGATGGGGATTCCATATGGCCGATGCGAATTCAAGTTTGGGCAGCACGAATGCACGGTATGAAGGCAGTTTTACGTGATGTGGTGCAAACACAACATGCCTTCGAAGGTTTAATTTGGTAACCCCATTTGGTAACACCATAATTGGCCACATATCGGTCCAAGATTGGCAGCCAATATAAGTTACGTTGTTCCAATATATAGGCCGTGCAACAAAGGTCTGGTAATCCGCCAATgaaactgccaatattggtccaatgtcgACAGCCCGTGGTGAGCCAATGTAGAATACGAATGCCCTGTAGCTATAGTAACTGCCACTCCGGTCTAGTTTTAATTGGTTTGAATGGCAGCACGACAACAGGAAGGCATCACAGTacaatgcatttttttttctctttcgtctTTTTTCTTATATTTACCTGGGTAGGTACTGAAACACTGCCATGGGTAGCATGGTGGTGAGCTAGTAGGATCTCACTCTGTCTGTCATTCGAGTAGTCCTACAAAACTACCCACCACTGAGGATGTATCGACCAAAAAAGTAAGAAATAGTTGTGCCACAATACTTCGCGGGAGTTAAATTTTAGCAATACTATTCCGGTTTTCCCTTACACATCACAAGATTTCGGAATATGAAAATATAACCATTGGCTGAAAGCTGGCAACATTGGCACTTTGGTTTGATGGCAGGCTAATGTAACGCCATCGTTCACAAAGTAATTCCAGAAAGTAATTTTATGGGCAACATTGCTTCGAAACTCGTTTTCTAATCGTTTTCTAACCTGACGCGCCTTATTTGTTCACATTTGTGAACTTGCGGTTGAGCCAAGATAACATCACTTATTGCTCTTCATTGGCTTGAGTGGCTCTCCTTAGGGTCAATGAAGCCGGGAAAtgccaatattgtgtgctgctcggGTGGTAAGAATCCGCAAAAGTACCTGTAATAACAACTAAAGCACACATCCCGAGCTTTCACAATCCGGCCATAACTATAACTTGTGTCCCCTCGAAACATGTGTCCGTGTCTGCTATGAGACCCTAGGACATGTCCTGCGCTGTGTGCGAGCCGCTAATTCTGCATCTCGctcgtgatgatgatgaacaCAAGAACCGCCCTTGTTCGAAATATGGGCGGCTCTCCTTCTGGGACACTTCCCTTCATATTTCTTTACTGGATTTTCTTCTCTTCTGCATCTCTTGATGACATCTAACTGGACACATTATTTCAAAAACAACTGCATGTAATCATTTaatcgcacacacacacacacaaatccaATTTGTGACGTGTATTTTTTTATCATTCGTAGTTCCCTTACACAAACCTTGATTACGTCAAATTGATTCTTAATGTTCTGGGTGTCTGTAACTACACTGTAATCTGTAATCATAACTGGCAAAGCAATTTGGAGCCCGTAGCAATTTGGAACTAAAAAGATATAACACTGACCAACTTTTTTTTAAGAGCGTGATGCTCAATCGCAGTATTACAGTTATATATCCACTAAAGgtgagatgcaccatataaaTATAATCACACGCAGCACGTATTCTAATAGTGCGGTATGTATAACGTAGCTAACCATATAACAAGCACATTAGGAACACACTTTTTTACACATTTTCGGATCACCTTATGGACCTACTACAGAACCGTACTTTTTAACAAGATGAATAAGAAAAAACCCGTTAGCCTCGGCAAACAGAAAAGTGATTTTGTATTTCATTTTTTACTCTGGCTGAATATTTCTGCTTTCTCGGATGAAGGCAAGGGACTGCTGTTGATACCTCTCTTAAAACTGCGATATCATCTGCAGAGCTCATGTCCACTGACAACTCGGTGCCACTTGGTGCTTAACCACAACCGTTGCTAACAATCGTGAGCATCATGAATGAAAGTCACTCAAGCGAGTCCACTTCTGAAGGAAGCTAACCAATTCGGGATCCTGTCTGCTTTGGAGGACTCCTTGTAATAGTTTCTTGCCTCCATCGTCCTTAGAAGAAATATTTGTATGAGGAAGCAAGAGAGAAATATACCTTAGGTTTCGTGATAGCGCAGTGCCATTTGGATGCAGCATTGAATCACTCTCTTGATAAAACAGTCGAATGAGTTTGAGTGTTTCACGAAAACACACATCTACTGCCCTGACATTTGAGTGGAGAACCATATGTTTGAGGCAAGGCGTAGTGCTCATGTTCATATAGCCCACATAAAATGACTGCGGGCAAAGCGTCAATAAACTCGCAGCGTCATAATCACAATAATATGGCAATAATGTCACCAACCCTTCTCTTATATAATCTTTAGCACACATTAGCGTTGGTGATTCGCTTATGCTATCAGGACAGTTCATAAGAAAGTGCGGGATGAGGCATCTCAGAACATTCATTTCACTTCTTTCGGCGGAAGAAGCGCAGCACGTGGAACCGTACTCATCGCACATATtagggaaggagtggggaagaAGGAAGTTCACGATATCAACGGCATCACTTTCACAGGCCAAGTGAAGAGGTGCCCTTCCAACCACGTCACGGGAACTCATTCTAGAGCGGAGTAATAATAACTTCACAACATCCAGGTGTCCATTTGAGGCGCACACATGCATGGGCGTTTCTCGACGCACATTGATCACGTCCACTGATGTATAAAAAGGAATGAGAAGCTTCACCACATTTGTGTGTCCATTCGACGCACTCAAGTGCAATGCAGTGTTCTCCTTTTCATCTGTAAAGCACACGGAATAATGTGAGAGATGAAGTTCCACGGCTTCGGCATTTCCTTCCTCTGCTTCTATTAGCAACTTCATACTGCCCTCGTCGTCGACCATTTCGGCGTTGACATCGTCAATGTGGGGATCATCGGTGTTATTCATGTGCGACCATCCCCGATATAAGGTAACAGTGTCATCATTTCCTACGCTATATTTTACATAATCCTCCATATGCAGATTTAAATGCGGCAGTAACAGCTTCATGTAATTAATGTAATTTACTTCTTTTATCTTACTTGGCTTATTCTTGGCGATATCATGTAGCAGTTTTCTGCCACAACAATCACCAGCGATGACATCTAAATAGAGGAAGAGAAGTTTCAGACACGAAATTTCTTCTTGGAAATCCTCGTTCAGAGACACAGACATAGACACATACGCATAGCTTCTGCTGATCCTCTGTGCATGCCTAGGGTCACTGTGTCGCAAATAAGGCCATAGAGTTTGCATCACTTTCCTTCCACCACCTTCCGCCCAAATGTACAAAGGTGATGAGCCGAACGTTTCAGGTGAGTTCACGAGCGAGTGTGGGATGAGACACCTCACAACGTTGGAATCCGAACTCAACGGATATATCCAACTTCTCCAAGCAACGTCTAAGCACGTTTCTCCTTCGTAGGTAAGCATGTGCGCATTTGTGTGAGGTAGAAGAAACGTCACAGCTTTAAGGGAAAGAGAGTAAGAAGCCACGTGAAGCGTTGTGTCTAATCTGATGTGATGTGCGTCATCTATCCGAGTGCGAAGGAGTAACAACTTCATGGCTTCCAAATCATCTTTCTTTGCACGTATATCCATCGGAGTTCGTTGACGATAATCGAAAACATTCACTGAGGGATAACGACGGAGAAGTAGCTTCACAATCTCTGCATCTCCACTCAAGTGCAAAGGAGTTTTAAAGTGTCCATTCCTTCTATTGTTAATGGATAAATGTGCGAGATAAAACTGTGTTGTCTCCAGATTTCCTTCTTTCGCACTAATGTGCAACATTGTGTTTCCATCATAATCAAGAATTCCCATATCGCAGTAAGGAAGGAGCATTTTGCAAACAGTCTCGGACTTTGCGTAAAAAGGGACAGTTCTATTGATACTGTCTGTAAAACTATCAAGGTTTCCAATTACCGAAGACTCTACAGAACATGTCAAGCTTCGTTCCTTGCGTGATTCTAATTGGTCCATGATGTCTGTGTCTAGTTCTCCTGTACTCTCTCTCGGGGACACATAACTCAGATACACGTCTAAAACGCCTCGTAGGTCGTGTATCACAGCCGTCAATATTGCTCGTTTAAGAAAATGTCTCTTTTTCTCCAAGGTTTCACATGCGCGTAGATTTTCGGTAGAATGTTTCACTGCTTCCTCACTGCATCGAGCGCATAATACGTCGAGTCTGTCTCTCACAGCTGAAGTCTCAGTTCGCAGATAGTTCCTCCAAAGAGTCACAGTCTGGAAATATCTCACAACAGACGCTTCCCACAGATCTTTCATCCACTCTGCGCCCCATGGGGAAAAGAGTTCTACGTACTCGAATGGTGACATTTGAAACAAATCATCCCTGATTAGTTCATCATCCATTGGAAGCCTCTTCAATGCCGTTTCATCAGCATGCAGGGCAGCTACGTGCAATGGCGTCCTTTTGAGCTCATCCACCTTCAACATATCATCTCTTTGGATAACATGTTGCTCAAAATATGAAGCGTCGTTGTTGATCACGGCAGAGTGAAGTGGATAGGACTCCGACGCCAGTCCATCGAACAACATCATTACACCCTCGTAGTCTTTTTTACCATACAATCCGACAACATTTTCCCTAAACCtggatttttttcttccttttaccCTTTCCAACAGGTAGTGAGCTGCGAAAAATTCGGCGAAAGTCTTATGAACGAACACGGGAATTCCTGCGTCGTTAATTCTATTCACAAAACCTTCTTTGAAAGAATCAACTCCGGTGATGAAACGTCCTTCGGGATCTAACTGCTCTAATTCGTCTTCATTCAATAAGGTTTCCAATATATCCTGAGGAAATATACACTTCATAGCCAGGAGACCATGGCTTACGTAGAATGGAGACTTCGCGTCATGGTTGTCGCCTCGCACAGTACTTCGGGAGATGTCTTCCTTCACCTTCTCTTTTCTGTGCACAAGGTGCTTGTACTCGACAAACATCTTGTACATGTGTACAGTGTATATACTGCTCCCACCGGAAATGTCAACAATTTTGAGCAACGAAGAGTAATCGTCCGACTTGGTAATTTCCCCGCTCTCCATCTGAGCCATCATACGAAGTAGGAGAGGGGTTTCCAGGATTGTCTTGTTTTTCTCGTTCAATGACGTGTACAGTTGTTGGAACTTCTGCGAAAGGGCATCATTCCTGGCAGCTTCTCTTTGGCCCCTATATTTTGTGAGGAAATCATTCTggttttcatcagaaaaaggAACGAGGTCATATGACACCGTGTGCAAGGCATCTTGTACATGGGGTTTAAGCACAGTGCGAGTAAGAAGGTACACCTTGTAAACTTTTTTGTTAGCTAGAAACAGTATAAGGCCCAGCACACACTTGCGACATTCCTCGTTGACTTCATCGAAGCCATCCAACATGACGACAACCTCGAAAGGGCTTCCATTCTTCAAACTTTCCTCGAACAAAGCGCACTCCAGATCATTTTTTTGTACTTGGCACAGATCCGCTAGATATTCCAGACTAGGCAGCGCCGTTTTAACTAATGCCATTCTCTGAGGAAGGTCGACGTAGAGCACCCACCGCTTCTTGTCTTGGGTTTTTAACTGTGTACACAACCGAGATGCCAACACACTCTTTCCCATACCAGGTGCACCAGAGACTATGACAACCTTCTCGTTTACGTTCAACAAATCGTCCTCAGTGTAACAGTCACTTCCTGTCATTCGAAGATGACTGAGTTTACCATTTGATTTTGTCCACAAGAGTCTCCTACGAGGTTCCTCGAACTTTAGCAGGTGCACTACTTTGTTTCGGAAATGAACATTTTCCAGGAGAGCTTCGTAGTCACGTGGCTCTTGGAGGAGTACGAATTTCTCGAACTTGGTTAATTCCTCCTTGGCTTTTGCCTCACAACCGCGAGGTAGAAGTGTTGCGACGTGATTGTGTGGACAGTCGAGAAGTGCGAATGCCTCACTGTCGTCATTTAGATTGCATTCGTTCAAGTTAATTTCCACGGCTCTTCTACACTCTCTTTCCACGTAATAGTTCTGAACACGTTCTTCTAGTTCACGAAGAGGAGGTCCCACGTCAATATTCCGCGATTCGCACAACCTTAGGAAAACCGCAGTGTCCACGCGCTGTAGGAAGGTGTCTATATTCATGGCTTCTGGAAGCACTGAAACATATTGGCCCTGAAGTTTTACGCGAGAATTTTTGAACACTTCTTTTTTGCAGCTATTCGTGACATGCACAAAGCTTGCTTCGTCGATCCTGTGATCTTTGTGTCTCTTCGCAAAGAATGCATCTGCTTGTACTTGTTTCAGCAAGTATTCTTCGCCAGTGAGTTCCACAAGCAAAAGGACTTTTGATCCAGTAGCACAGGATACTTCACTGAGAAGTTTAATCACCTTTCGGACGTCTTCGTTTGGATGGACGGATACTAGCACAAATGCACATTTGTAGTCTAGTAACACATCCTGCAGAGTGGAGTCATATTGGTTCGCTTCGAAAAACAAGTATGGCCTTCCCGTAGATTGCACAGCGTTGTGAACCATTATTTCGAGAAGCCTCAGTTCTGGACCCGTAAATACGTGAAGCGACCCCTCTTTCCAGACACTCTTCTTTAGTGGTTTCTCGAAATGCACTTTGAGATTGTCAGTTTTGAAAGCTTTGTTCAGTCTcgcgttttccttttctatcTGTGCTGCATCTATGGATGGGATTCCATTCTGAATGTATTCCCGCATGTCTGGAATGACATGTTCCTCGAAAAAATTTCGTAGTTCCGGCACTTCCCGTTCCAGAACCCTATTTCCATCGTCGCAACcatattgggccagtatgtgAGGAATCCGTACAATTAGCTCTTGTTCTTCATTACGGGAGACAGCTTGTTGGATAAGAAGATTCAGCtcttttttccttcgttttatGTCGTTCACAATGGCTCCGTATTGCTGTTCCTTCTCCATATCCCCGCTGACATAAGGCTTGCCATCATTATGATACACTAGGCAAAGTGCCATGTGGCATAACTCGTGAATGAGCGTCCCGCGGGTTACGGCTTCTTCAGTGCTGGCCCCGACGAAAACTCTCTGTTCGTTGTAGACAGTGAGACCGAGGTTGTGTCTATCCCAGCATCCCGTAGTCCGCTGAACGCTTTCACTCTTGAAGTCAAATCGTACTTCTAGGTGCGGTGCTGTTGCAGCCACTTTCAGAATATTCCTGTTTAATTCATAACTGGAGAGGTGCTCGAACATCTTCTCCAATCGCTCATTGAAGTCATCACATCTGGTGACGCTCCGTGATTTGCTTTTCAGATAGTCGATGTAGGAGTCCACGCATTCTGTGGTGTAATACCGCTGTCGTCGAATTTCAGCGCGTCCAAGAGGTGTGAGATCTTCGTAACACGATGATTCTCCTGTGTCCTTGAGTAGACATTCACGCGAGACTAGCAGACCATGAATGCGGAAAGCTTTCTCTTCAATAGCTTTGTAGCGAGCAGAGACATCTTCATCGGGGTCTAACCACACTTTCAGGGCAGGCACACCATCCAGGCACTTCAGAACACGGGTCTCATCTCTGTCTCCTATGGCTCGATGCATTTCCTTCCTGACCTCCTTCCATTCTTCTGACCTTTCCATGTGTAGATCAGGTACGGACGCTGAAGCCATTCTTCTTAAGAAGGAACGAGGAACTCCTGAAATTTTGAGGGGAAATTAGAAACGCAAGCACGTTCATCGAAAGTATTCGTCGAACACAAGTTGGCAAGATGTGATCGTTACATAGCATGTTAGAGCTTCGTACTGTTGACACTTCAACTGAACGTAAAATGCGGTCCTCGTGTGGACTGCTGCATTGTTTTGGCGTTGGGACACAAATCAGATTGCTGTGGCGTCCAAGAGCGACATAATGGACGAAAGCCGATTCCACGTTGACGGGGATGTGTCCGTAGCACCAGGACCGGGCGGCAGATGCATCATCCCTCAATAGGAAATTGCCAATCGCACCTCTCAAAACATCCAGTGGCACCTCTCAGCAAGAATTTCATCATTGTAACCCTCCGACACTTGAACCTAGAAGTGCGGCGTACGTTGCGGAGGAATAAACTATGTTGTCCTGGAGCTATTCAAGTGGTTGCGACCCTCCTAACATCAGTAATTCCGTGGGTGTTCCTAAAAACGACATGCTGGTCACAGTAGCCAACCTGTATCGACGACGACTGAGTACGCGTGACCCATTTCTTATGCAAGTGTTCGTCACCACACGTCACGAGGTAGAGGTCTAGTGTAGTTAGTACCTTGATAAGGTTCACATAGTGCAGCGTTATCGAAAAGAGGAAGACACACACACGACTGCAGTTTTCGTGTGTGTTTGTGGTTTCCTCTTCGTGATTGTCCCTTGTCTGTACTGtacagcaatggggtagagtatcgccccctggcgatgttGTTCTGTGTGGGGTACTATTATGTCAATCTCGCCCTATACGTCAACCAGCGGGTCATGGATGGCAATTTATACCGTCCGGAGTTTTTCGCCGGTTCGACCCCTTGCATTCGAGCACTCTTCCGGCTCATCGGACAGCGATCGCGCGACGAACTCTTTGCTATAATGCGTGCCAATGAGTGGGGAGGATCAACCTCGCCGGTGATCAACATGGCAGAAATCGCGAAAAGGGGTGCTCACCATTACTTTAGCTACGTTAGAagtctcgagcacattcttctccattgcccacactaccacccttcccgctctGTACTCTCctcctccctcaacgagctagactcccgccccctctccctaataaaattgcttggtccctggtcaCATCctgcacaccaacgctctgccctcaaggctctcttcgcctttttggacgccacagcacttcgatcctcattggaACGGGAcccattatttcatttcctGCTTCACCTGcaccaatggggtagagtatcgtccccggcgatgaaactccccacccatcattcTGAAATAAACTTGTTGTTGGCGACGTTAACTGCGCTTGTGTCATCGTCATCGGTAGACGATCTCTTCTTCCTTCTACACTAACGCTACACCATCGAATGCTATTAGCGAAACTTCATAACCAAAAAGTGGAGCTTCTCAAATTACGCGCGAAACACCAGGTACCTCTCGCTACGAGCACCGCCATGGGACAAGTTTCTCTTCGATATTGCCCTTCCTCTGGGTGCCACCGGCGTGGAGCACTCCGCACCCTGCTGGTATCGGGGAAACCCCGGTGCAGTTTTATCGAAAATGCTATCAAATTGCGACCAGCTTGGCG
This DNA window, taken from Ornithodoros turicata isolate Travis unplaced genomic scaffold, ASM3712646v1 Chromosome104, whole genome shotgun sequence, encodes the following:
- the LOC135371358 gene encoding uncharacterized protein LOC135371358 isoform X2 → MDWRRWRLRGVPRSFLRRMASASVPDLHMERSEEWKEVRKEMHRAIGDRDETRVLKCLDGVPALKVWLDPDEDVSARYKAIEEKAFRIHGLLVSRECLLKDTGESSCYEDLTPLGRAEIRRQRYYTTECVDSYIDYLKSKSRSVTRCDDFNERLEKMFEHLSSYELNRNILKVAATAPHLEVRFDFKSESVQRTTGCWDRHNLGLTVYNEQRVFVGASTEEAVTRGTLIHELCHMALCLVYHNDGKPYVSGDMEKEQQYGAIVNDIKRRKKELNLLIQQAVSRNEEQELIVRIPHILAQYGCDDGNRVLEREVPELRNFFEEHVIPDMREYIQNGIPSIDAAQIEKENARLNKAFKTDNLKVHFEKPLKKSVWKEGSLHVFTGPELRLLEIMVHNAVQSTGRPYLFFEANQYDSTLQDVLLDYKCAFVLVSVHPNEDVRKVIKLLSEVSCATGSKVLLLVELTGEEYLLKQVQADAFFAKRHKDHRIDEASFVHVTNSCKKEVFKNSRVKLQGQYVSVLPEAMNIDTFLQRVDTAVFLRLCESRNIDVGPPLRELEERVQNYYVERECRRAVEINLNECNLNDDSEAFALLDCPHNHVATLLPRGCEAKAKEELTKFEKFVLLQEPRDYEALLENVHFRNKVVHLLKFEEPRRRLLWTKSNGKLSHLRMTGSDCYTEDDLLNVNEKVVIVSGAPGMGKSVLASRLCTQLKTQDKKRWVLYVDLPQRMALVKTALPSLEYLADLCQVQKNDLECALFEESLKNGSPFEVVVMLDGFDEVNEECRKCVLGLILFLANKKVYKVYLLTRTVLKPHVQDALHTVSYDLVPFSDENQNDFLTKYRGQREAARNDALSQKFQQLYTSLNEKNKTILETPLLLRMMAQMESGEITKSDDYSSLLKIVDISGGSSIYTVHMYKMFVEYKHLVHRKEKVKEDISRSTVRGDNHDAKSPFYVSHGLLAMKCIFPQDILETLLNEDELEQLDPEGRFITGVDSFKEGFVNRINDAGIPVFVHKTFAEFFAAHYLLERVKGRKKSRFRENVVGLYGKKDYEGVMMLFDGLASESYPLHSAVINNDASYFEQHVIQRDDMLKVDELKRTPLHVAALHADETALKRLPMDDELIRDDLFQMSPFEYVELFSPWGAEWMKDLWEASVVRYFQTVTLWRNYLRTETSAVRDRLDVLCARCSEEAVKHSTENLRACETLEKKRHFLKRAILTAVIHDLRGVLDVYLSYVSPRESTGELDTDIMDQLESRKERSLTCSVESSVIGNLDSFTDSINRTVPFYAKSETVCKMLLPYCDMGILDYDGNTMLHISAKEGNLETTQFYLAHLSINNRRNGHFKTPLHLSGDAEIVKLLLRRYPSVNVFDYRQRTPMDIRAKKDDLEAMKLLLLRTRIDDAHHIRLDTTLHVASYSLSLKAVTFLLPHTNAHMLTYEGETCLDVAWRSWIYPLSSDSNVVRCLIPHSLVNSPETFGSSPLYIWAEGGGRKVMQTLWPYLRHSDPRHAQRISRSYAYVSMSVSLNEDFQEEISCLKLLFLYLDVIAGDCCGRKLLHDIAKNKPSKIKEVNYINYMKLLLPHLNLHMEDYVKYSVGNDDTVTLYRGWSHMNNTDDPHIDDVNAEMVDDEGSMKLLIEAEEGNAEAVELHLSHYSVCFTDEKENTALHLSASNGHTNVVKLLIPFYTSVDVINVRRETPMHVCASNGHLDVVKLLLLRSRMSSRDVVGRAPLHLACESDAVDIVNFLLPHSFPNMCDEYGSTCCASSAERSEMNVLRCLIPHFLMNCPDSISESPTLMCAKDYIREGLVTLLPYYCDYDAASLLTLCPQSFYVGYMNMSTTPCLKHMVLHSNVRAVDVCFRETLKLIRLFYQESDSMLHPNGTALSRNLRYISLLLPHTNISSKDDGGKKLLQGVLQSRQDPELVSFLQKWTRLSDFHS